A window of the Bacillus andreraoultii genome harbors these coding sequences:
- a CDS encoding acetoin utilization protein AcuC: MNNDSVFIYSPELLSYKFNQHHPFNQERLRLTVDLLKSIDALSDEQIVSPRKASDGELLLSHDQLLIDAVKSAGRQTLPMERASNFGLGTEDTPIFPNMHEASSLIVGGTITAVELVMEEKCHHALHLGGGLHHGFRGKASGFCIYNDCSVAISYIRKKYNLKVLYIDTDAHHGDGVQWAFYDDPGVCTLSIHETGRYLFPGTGQVHERGIGQGYGYCFNIPLDAFTEDDSWLYAYKTSVEQIAEFFQPDVIVTQNGADAHYYDPLTHLSASMNIYYEIPKIAHEIAHKYCNGKWIAVGGGGYDIWRVVPRAWSLIWLEMTNQVDKARDELPTDWLESWNTLSPVSLPTEWSDPVDMVPVIPRKKEIEEKNKRTVEMALKILQNAK, translated from the coding sequence ATGAATAATGATTCCGTATTTATCTACTCACCCGAACTGTTGTCGTATAAATTTAATCAACATCATCCGTTTAATCAAGAAAGGCTAAGACTAACGGTTGATCTACTAAAGTCGATTGATGCTTTATCAGATGAACAGATTGTATCGCCTCGGAAAGCAAGTGACGGTGAATTACTGCTCTCTCATGACCAATTACTTATAGATGCAGTAAAAAGTGCTGGTCGACAAACCCTTCCAATGGAGCGGGCAAGCAATTTTGGTTTAGGTACGGAGGACACGCCTATTTTTCCAAACATGCATGAAGCGAGTAGTTTAATTGTCGGGGGTACGATAACCGCCGTAGAACTTGTAATGGAGGAAAAATGCCATCATGCCCTTCACCTTGGAGGTGGCCTACATCATGGGTTTCGTGGGAAAGCTTCAGGTTTTTGTATCTATAACGATTGTTCTGTTGCCATAAGTTATATTAGAAAAAAATATAATTTGAAAGTTTTATATATTGATACAGACGCTCATCACGGGGATGGTGTTCAATGGGCTTTTTACGATGATCCAGGTGTTTGTACTTTGTCAATCCATGAAACAGGAAGATACTTATTCCCTGGCACTGGACAAGTACATGAACGGGGAATCGGTCAAGGGTACGGTTATTGCTTTAACATACCACTAGATGCATTCACTGAAGATGATTCATGGCTATATGCGTATAAAACATCTGTTGAACAAATTGCTGAATTTTTCCAGCCGGATGTTATCGTTACCCAAAACGGTGCAGATGCTCACTATTATGACCCATTAACTCATTTATCCGCTTCAATGAATATCTACTATGAAATACCTAAAATTGCCCATGAAATTGCTCATAAATATTGTAACGGGAAATGGATAGCAGTTGGTGGGGGTGGTTATGATATTTGGCGAGTTGTGCCACGTGCTTGGTCTTTGATTTGGCTAGAGATGACGAATCAAGTTGACAAAGCAAGAGATGAATTACCAACAGATTGGCTTGAAAGTTGGAACACATTATCACCTGTTTCGTTACCAACGGAATGGAGCGATCCAGTAGACATGGTTCCCGTCATCCCGAGAAAAAAAGAAATAGAAGAAAAAAATAAAAGGACAGTTGAAATGGCTTTAAAAATTTTACAAAATGCGAAATAG
- a CDS encoding CBS and ACT domain-containing protein encodes MLVEEIMRTELYTLKETDSIQSAINIIETYQVRHIPVVNEQNHCIGIISDRDIRSAIPSILSNKKDMEIFQTPVHFIMTEDVITAHPLDFLEEVCAYFYKYQIGCLPIVKEDKLVGIVTETDVLTTFVRLTGADQPGSQVEIRLQNTPGSLAKVVNMFNNFNVNIQSVLLYPDQKNPDKKIIVFRLDTINPTPIIQALKDEQFDVLWPNFPGMTYE; translated from the coding sequence ATGCTAGTTGAAGAGATTATGAGAACAGAACTATATACATTGAAGGAAACTGACAGCATTCAATCCGCTATTAATATTATTGAAACGTACCAAGTGCGCCATATTCCAGTTGTTAATGAACAAAACCATTGTATTGGGATTATTTCTGATCGTGATATTCGGTCAGCCATACCATCTATACTTTCGAATAAAAAAGATATGGAAATTTTCCAAACGCCCGTTCATTTTATTATGACAGAAGACGTGATTACTGCTCACCCATTAGATTTTCTTGAAGAAGTCTGTGCCTATTTTTATAAATATCAAATTGGTTGTTTACCGATTGTTAAAGAAGACAAACTAGTTGGAATTGTAACAGAGACGGATGTCCTCACAACATTCGTACGATTAACCGGTGCTGATCAGCCTGGTTCTCAAGTAGAGATTCGTTTGCAAAATACACCAGGAAGTTTAGCGAAAGTAGTAAATATGTTTAATAACTTTAATGTGAATATCCAAAGTGTTCTCCTTTATCCGGATCAAAAAAATCCAGATAAAAAAATCATTGTTTTCCGATTAGATACAATTAATCCAACACCGATCATACAAGCATTAAAAGATGAGCAGTTTGATGTGTTATGGCCAAATTTCCCGGGGATGACCTATGAATAA